From a region of the Penaeus vannamei isolate JL-2024 chromosome 2, ASM4276789v1, whole genome shotgun sequence genome:
- the LOC113826641 gene encoding uncharacterized protein isoform X1, translated as MQTASACLHLLPPREALVCRGKRGATMTWTTVVMTLVLPMVIRGCEVTTLGTLLEEPLQKNGDSWTVSVGVKPNHEQDWQLGLLLTVKNDLRATPVMNVTLNHESDSRVIRLHGHIGREEITGDDLPSMPRDLSFRIHVTVSRYELELQMGSVEKAAIHALEKFAEITTSTLAIRNAEAAEGFSVSHGCVEDSGRSTTEMQKYAVQPRFTGPATTVKNPAPPSPGHKAAVIAVASCSVLILIMVAIFLMSKRLRDRSPANDLCNGPPAIFYVVQSPERSQCSLLRIQQESVVGNSQPCENVEDPATCENGGPNGVFVPSRSPRPEPPSSVCRNNLGREVVAGHVVSERPGQPLSKTISNHVYESITDLEASDDEHSSSNSTYEPFCA; from the exons CCGATGGTGATCCgag GCTGCGAGGTGACGACGCTTGGAACCCTTCTCGAAGAACCTCTGCAGAAGAACGGAGATTCGTGGACAGTCAGCGTGGGCGTGAAACCGAACCACGAACAGGACTGGCAGTTGGGGCTACTCCTGACAGTCAAAAATGACCTCCGAGCGACGCCTGTCATGAACGTGACACTAAATCACGAGTCGGATTCCCGGGTAATACGACTCCACGGCCATATTGGTCGAGAGGAAATCACTGGCGATGACTTACCTTCCATGCCGAGGGACCTGTCCTTCAGAATCCATGTCACAGTCAGTCGATACGAGTTAGAACTTCAAATGGGCAGTGTGGAGAAAGCCGCAATACATGCACTCGAGAAGTTCGCTGAAATAACAACTTCGACTCTTGCAATAAGGAACGCTGAAGCTGCTGAAGGCTTCAGTGTGTCGCACGGCTGCGTCGAGGACAGTGGCC GAAGCACAACCGAGATGCAGAAATATGCGGTTCAGCCAAGGTTTACAG GCCCGGCCACTACAGTGAAAAACCCGGCTCCTCCATCACCAG GACACAAAGCAGCAGTTATAGCCGTGGCCTCTTGCAGTGTCTTGATCCTCATTATGGTAGCGATATTCCTGATGTCGAAGCGCCTTCGGGATCGCTCACCTGCCAACGACCTATGCAACGGCCCACCTGCAATCTTCTACGTAGTTCAGTCTCCCGAGAGGTCACAGTGCTCTCTACTTCGCATCCAGCAGGAGAGCGTCGTCGGCAATTCCCAGCCATGCGAGAACGTCGAAGATCCCGCGACATGTGAGAACGGAGGCCCGAACGGCGTTTTCGTGCCGAGTCGAAGTCCTCGGCCAGAACCACCTTCTTCAGTATGCAGAAACAACCTAGGGAGGGAAGTCGTTGCTGGCCATGTGGTTTCCGAGCGTCCAGGCCAACCCTTGAGCAAAACTATCAGCAATCACGTCTACGAAAGCATCACGGATTTGGAGGCTTCGGACGATGAGCATTCGAGTTCGAACAGCACTTACGAACCGTTTTGTGCGTAA
- the LOC113826641 gene encoding uncharacterized protein isoform X2, which translates to MFAFAASSRSACVQREARSNDDLDDCGDDARAADGCEVTTLGTLLEEPLQKNGDSWTVSVGVKPNHEQDWQLGLLLTVKNDLRATPVMNVTLNHESDSRVIRLHGHIGREEITGDDLPSMPRDLSFRIHVTVSRYELELQMGSVEKAAIHALEKFAEITTSTLAIRNAEAAEGFSVSHGCVEDSGRSTTEMQKYAVQPRFTGPATTVKNPAPPSPGHKAAVIAVASCSVLILIMVAIFLMSKRLRDRSPANDLCNGPPAIFYVVQSPERSQCSLLRIQQESVVGNSQPCENVEDPATCENGGPNGVFVPSRSPRPEPPSSVCRNNLGREVVAGHVVSERPGQPLSKTISNHVYESITDLEASDDEHSSSNSTYEPFCA; encoded by the exons CCGATG GCTGCGAGGTGACGACGCTTGGAACCCTTCTCGAAGAACCTCTGCAGAAGAACGGAGATTCGTGGACAGTCAGCGTGGGCGTGAAACCGAACCACGAACAGGACTGGCAGTTGGGGCTACTCCTGACAGTCAAAAATGACCTCCGAGCGACGCCTGTCATGAACGTGACACTAAATCACGAGTCGGATTCCCGGGTAATACGACTCCACGGCCATATTGGTCGAGAGGAAATCACTGGCGATGACTTACCTTCCATGCCGAGGGACCTGTCCTTCAGAATCCATGTCACAGTCAGTCGATACGAGTTAGAACTTCAAATGGGCAGTGTGGAGAAAGCCGCAATACATGCACTCGAGAAGTTCGCTGAAATAACAACTTCGACTCTTGCAATAAGGAACGCTGAAGCTGCTGAAGGCTTCAGTGTGTCGCACGGCTGCGTCGAGGACAGTGGCC GAAGCACAACCGAGATGCAGAAATATGCGGTTCAGCCAAGGTTTACAG GCCCGGCCACTACAGTGAAAAACCCGGCTCCTCCATCACCAG GACACAAAGCAGCAGTTATAGCCGTGGCCTCTTGCAGTGTCTTGATCCTCATTATGGTAGCGATATTCCTGATGTCGAAGCGCCTTCGGGATCGCTCACCTGCCAACGACCTATGCAACGGCCCACCTGCAATCTTCTACGTAGTTCAGTCTCCCGAGAGGTCACAGTGCTCTCTACTTCGCATCCAGCAGGAGAGCGTCGTCGGCAATTCCCAGCCATGCGAGAACGTCGAAGATCCCGCGACATGTGAGAACGGAGGCCCGAACGGCGTTTTCGTGCCGAGTCGAAGTCCTCGGCCAGAACCACCTTCTTCAGTATGCAGAAACAACCTAGGGAGGGAAGTCGTTGCTGGCCATGTGGTTTCCGAGCGTCCAGGCCAACCCTTGAGCAAAACTATCAGCAATCACGTCTACGAAAGCATCACGGATTTGGAGGCTTCGGACGATGAGCATTCGAGTTCGAACAGCACTTACGAACCGTTTTGTGCGTAA
- the Arl5 gene encoding ADP-ribosylation factor-like protein 5B — protein MKGGQGAKGMNERHGPKGMKESESAGASGEGVPEKVLLFSISSSRRWKSVSIRRASVRVMTFTCICVRCCDARGRASPARLVALAIVDEHKIVMVGLDNAGKTTILYQLLMNEVVHTSPTIGSNVEEVVWKNLHFIMWDLGGQESLRSAWNTYYTNTEFVILVIDSTDRERLSITREELYKMLAHEELSRAAVLIYANKQDVKGSMSAAEISRLLNLTSIKKHKWQIQGCCALTGEGLYQGLEWIGSTLKSK, from the exons atgaagggagggcaaggggcaaAGGGCATGAATGAGAGGCATGGGCCAAAGGGCATGAAGGAGAGTGAAAGCGCCGGGGCATCTGGGGAGGGAGTGCCT GAGAAGGTTTTATTGTTTTCTATCTCAAGTTCTCGTCGTTGGAAGTCGGTGTCGATTCGTAGAGCAAGTGTTCGTGTGATGACGTTCActtg CATCTGCGTCCGTTGCTGCGATGCTCGCGGACGGGCCTCGCCGGCGCGTCTCGTAGCCCTGGCAATAGTTGATG aacatAAAATTGTAATGGTTGGCCTCGACAATGCTGGCAAAACGACCATCTTGTACCAGCTCCTGATGAACGAAGTCGTCCATACTTCGCCCACCATTGGCAGTAATGTGGAAGAGGTCGTCTGGAAGAACCTGCACTTCATCATGTGGGATCTAGGAGGACAGGAATCTCTACGGTCGGCGTGGAACACATATTACACTAATACAGAG TTTGTCATCTTGGTGATAGACTCAACAGACCGAGAACGCCTAAGCATCACGCGAGAAGAGCTGTACAAGATGCTGGCTCATGAGGAATTATCACGAGCGGCAGTACTTATATATGCCAACAAGCAAGATGTGAAAGGTTCGATGAGCGCAGCAGAGATTTCACGGTTATTAAACCTGACTTCTATAAAGAAACATAAGTGGCAGATCCAAGGATGTTGTGCATTAACAGGAGAAGG ccTTTATCAGGGACTAGAGTGGATTGGAAGCACTTTAAAAAGCAAGTGA
- the LOC138865278 gene encoding uncharacterized protein: MIQKEAPRAGSGSGSGSGSGSGSGSGSGSGSGSGSGSGSGSGSGSGSGSGSGLASGSGLASGSGSGSGKWSSSLFHSIAHSLSEFPTWHQTGMNEGHGAKSMKGGQGTKGMKGGQGAKGMNEGHGAKGMNEGRARGKGHE, encoded by the exons ATGATTCAGAAGGAGGCCCCACGtgcaggctcaggctcaggctcaggctcaggctcaggctcaggctcaggctcaggctcaggctcaggctcaggctcaggctcaggctcaggctcaggctcaggctcaggctcaggctcaggctcaggctcGGGCTTGGCCTCGGGCTCGGGCTTGGCCTCGGGCTCGGGCTCGGGCTCGGGGAAATGGTCTTCGTCTC TATTCCATAGCATTGCCCACTCCTTGTCAGAATTTCCTACCTGGCACCAGACT GGCATGAATGAAGGGCATGGGGCAAAGAGCatgaagggagggcaagggacaAAGGGCatgaagggagggcaaggggcaaAGGGCATGAATGAAGGGCATGGGGCAAAGGGCATGAatgaagggagggcaaggggcaaAGGGCATGAatga